The genomic window ACTGCCATCCCGTCGGTGCCGGGCAGCCAGATGTCAAGGAGCACCAGGGAGGGCTCGGTTGTTTCCAGTTCATTGAAAAAGCTGCGTGCGTCCGGAAAGGAACAGACCTCATAGCCCTCATCACCGAGGACCCCTGCCAGTGATTCACGGATTGCCGGCGCGTCGTCAACCACAAAGATCGTTATGTTCTGAACAAAATTATCGGTCATGGGTAACTGTCAAGGCTGGTGCATCTCTGATGCACGGCTTCTCGTAAAAAAGAGGGCCGTGAATCCACCCGATCAATTATACAACATCCGGCTGATAAGTGCAGTACAAGCCGGCCGGATAATCCCATGGCCGGGCGGCGGGTCATCCTCTGGCGGCGATCCCTATACGATTGCCAGGAGTTGCAGCCCCTCACCAAACAGAACCAGCGCCAGACCACAAAGTATCAGGCCCAGCAAGCGCATGGTGTAGAGGTAGACCCTGCCGTTTAAAAAAGATTTCGAGCGGCCGACCACCATTGCCAGGATGATCTTCGTCCCGACCAGCAGGAGATAAAAACTGCCCACAAAGGCTGCGGCCGCAAATATGCCCTGCTCCATGGCCCTGGTCATTGTCGGGCCGCCGACGCTGAACCAGAACAAATAGGGGTGCGGGTTCAGGGCATTGACCAGTATTCCCCTGGTCAGTGATTTCGGCGGCGCCTCCCCGGTATTCAGGGCCACCTCCCTGGTGCGGATGCCGGTGTAGCCCATGTATAAAACAAAACAGCCGCCGGCCATGGAGATGATTCCCAGGACGTTATGGAAATGGGCGAGTTTTGCCAGGATGAACAGGGTGAGGACGATTATCGGCAGGTCGGTGATGACCGGCGCCAGGGCCACCTTGATCCCGGAGCGGACGTCATGCTCCAGGGTTTCCGAGATGACCAGGGCCAGGAGCGGCCCCGGGGCAAGGCCGGCGGACAGCCCCAGAATGGTGCCGATGATCAGAGAATGAATCATGTCAAGCGGGTAACCCCTGCGCCGGTGGCGTGTGGCCCTTCCCGGGTCTGCCGGCAACCTCTGGGGCGGCAATGGAACCGTTCAACAATGATGCCGATCCGTTCAGGCCCTTGAGCTGTAAGCCCTCCATGCAGGAAGGCCGAAACAGACGCGGCAATTGAACAAAGATCCTGTAAGCGTTTACCAGCACCCCATCTTTTTTTGAGGCGTGGCTGAGACAGGGTG from Desulfobacterales bacterium includes these protein-coding regions:
- a CDS encoding LysE family translocator, giving the protein MIHSLIIGTILGLSAGLAPGPLLALVISETLEHDVRSGIKVALAPVITDLPIIVLTLFILAKLAHFHNVLGIISMAGGCFVLYMGYTGIRTREVALNTGEAPPKSLTRGILVNALNPHPYLFWFSVGGPTMTRAMEQGIFAAAAFVGSFYLLLVGTKIILAMVVGRSKSFLNGRVYLYTMRLLGLILCGLALVLFGEGLQLLAIV